One part of the Longimicrobium sp. genome encodes these proteins:
- a CDS encoding class I SAM-dependent methyltransferase, with the protein MATQSTDLRTRFYPQSRYGGFTDEDQGIIFYLRVNALLRPEHRVLDVGCGRGKAAEDTVDVRRELSSLRGRCARVIGIDVDPDAADNPTIDEFHLLDPAKPWPLPDASVDMVVSNFVLEHVADPSLFFSELRRVLRPGGKLCMRTTNVFSYFGVLARAVPGRYHAKVVRTAYARDAREERDVFPTVYRCNTVWKLRRMLSRHGFSHYVYGYQAEPAHFGFSRLLYRFGVAHQRHAPHFVKPTLFVFAERAAEAG; encoded by the coding sequence GTGGCGACCCAGTCGACCGACCTCAGGACCCGCTTCTACCCGCAGAGCCGGTACGGCGGCTTCACCGACGAGGACCAGGGGATCATCTTCTACCTGCGCGTGAACGCCCTGCTGCGCCCCGAGCACCGGGTGCTCGACGTGGGGTGCGGGCGCGGCAAGGCGGCCGAGGACACCGTCGACGTGCGCCGCGAGCTTTCGTCGCTGCGCGGCCGCTGCGCGCGGGTGATCGGGATCGACGTGGACCCCGACGCCGCCGACAACCCCACCATCGACGAGTTCCACCTGCTGGACCCGGCGAAGCCCTGGCCGCTGCCGGACGCCTCGGTCGACATGGTGGTCAGCAACTTCGTCCTGGAGCACGTGGCCGATCCGTCCCTGTTCTTTTCCGAGCTGCGGCGGGTGCTTCGCCCCGGCGGCAAGCTGTGCATGCGCACCACCAACGTGTTCAGCTACTTCGGCGTGCTCGCCCGGGCCGTTCCCGGCCGGTACCATGCCAAGGTGGTTCGCACCGCCTACGCCCGGGACGCGCGCGAGGAGCGCGACGTGTTCCCGACCGTCTACCGCTGCAACACGGTGTGGAAGCTCCGGCGCATGCTCAGCCGCCACGGCTTCAGCCACTACGTGTACGGCTACCAGGCCGAGCCCGCCCACTTCGGGTTTTCGCGCCTGCTGTACCGGTTCGGGGTGGCGCACCAGCGGCACGCGCCGCACTTCGTGAAGCCCACCCTGTTCGTCTTCGCCGAACGCGCCGCGGAGGCCGGGTGA